The following proteins are co-located in the Dromiciops gliroides isolate mDroGli1 chromosome 2, mDroGli1.pri, whole genome shotgun sequence genome:
- the PAX1 gene encoding paired box protein Pax-1 translates to MKITLGFKGCRSWKVSWERVTEGLQGGSAAALRLPLPSRSVSSSKWGRGSPLSLSFPLCISARTRAHPDCARPNPSSSSGARQPALRAAMEQTYGEVNQLGGVFVNGRPLPNAIRLRIVELAQLGIRPCDISRQLRVSHGCVSKILARYNETGSILPGAIGGSKPRVTTPNVVKHIRDYKQGDPGIFAWEIRDRLLADGVCDKYNVPSVSSISRILRNKIGNLSQPNPYEATKQPPPQPALPYNHIYQYPYPNPMSPTGTKMGNHPGVPVSAGHVSISRSWPSAHSVSNILGIRTFMEQTGALSGTEGSAYSPKMEDWAGVNRTGFPATQAVNGIDKAVMEADIKYPQPTPSLSTVGSFLPACAYPSSNQHGVYGGPGGGYLTPGHPWPAQGSSLAHHGPGVTVHGGDLATAMAFKHPSREVADRKPSSPVGKPQDTLNSLHGLSIPASSS, encoded by the exons ATGAAGATCACCTTGGGGTTTAAGGGCTGCCGGAGTTGGAAAGTGTCCTGGGAGAGGGTCACCGAGGGGCTGCAGGGAGGCAGCGCCGCCGCGCTCCGGCTCCCGCTCCCCAGCAGGAGCGTCTCCAGTTCGAAGTGGGGCCGTGGCTCGCCGCTCTCGCTCTCCTTCCCTCTATGTATCTCCGCCCGCACCAGAGCACACCCGGACTGCGCCCGGCCCAACCCCAGCAGCAGCTCGGGCGCCAGGCAGCCGGCTCTGCGCGCTGCTATGG AGCAGACTTACGGAGAAGTGAACCAACTGGGCGGTGTTTTCGTCAATGGGAGACCCCTGCCCAATGCCATCAGACTTCGGATCGTGGAACTGGCCCAGCTCGGCATCCGACCGTGCGATATCAGCAGACAGCTCCGAGTGTCTCACGGCTGCGTGAGTAAAATCCTGGCGAGGTACAACGAGACCGGCTCCATCCTCCCCGGAGCGATCGGAGGGAGCAAGCCCCGAGTCACTACTCCGAACGTGGTGAAGCACATCAGGGACTACAAACAAGGGGATCCGGGCATCTTCGCCTGGGAAATTAGGGACAGACTCCTGGCCGATGGGGTCTGCGACAAATACAACGTACCTTCAGTCAGCTCCATCAGCAGGATCTTGAGGAATAAAATTGGGAACCTGTCCCAGCCCAACCCTTACGAAGCCACCAAGCAACCTCCCCCACAACCGGCACTGCCTTACAATCATATTTACCAGTACCCTTACCCCAACCCCATGTCACCCACTGGGACCAAGATGGGGAACCATCCCGGAGTTCCTGTCTCCGCGGGACATGTCAGTATCTCCAGGTCCTGGCCCTCTGCTCACTCTGTCAGCAACATCCTGGGCATTCGGACTTTCATGGAGCAAACAG GGGCACTCTCTGGGACTGAGGGCTCTGCCTACTCCCCCAAAATGGAAGACTGGGCCGGTGTGAATAGGACGGGTTTCCCCGCCACACAAGCAGTGAACGGAATTGACAAAGCGGTTATGGAAGCAGACATCAAATACCCACAG CCCACTCCGAGTCTTTCCACTGTGGGCAGTTTCCTCCCAGCCTGCGCCTATCCCTCCTCCAACCAGCACGGAGTGTACGGAGGCCCCGGAGGCGGCTATCTCACTCCGGGCCATCCCTGGCCCGCGCAGGGCAGTTCCCTGGCTCATCACGGACCCGGTGTGACCGTGCACGGGGGAGATCTCGCCACGGCCATGGCGTTCAAACACCCCAGCCGAGAAG tggCAGATCGAAAGCCTTCCAGCCCAGTCGGCAAACCCCAAGATACCCTTAATAGCCTACACGGACTGTCTATCCCCGCTTCTTCTTCCTAG